The following are encoded in a window of Lacinutrix sp. WUR7 genomic DNA:
- a CDS encoding glutamate dehydrogenase: MFNLKQLTLILFFIIGTHAAVSQLGFSHEIGIIAGPVAMQSDFGVRNNFETDAGNTGIGIGLVHYINFAYRADCNCYSTDTYFNDHFKLRSELSWNKTKLDHFGQWVDNPGAGYDQLRTHHGEANNFDIGMQLEYFPLSIRSFQGFAYRFAPFASFGVHYTSYNPKVYTDEPGGNILDPNNFFGPWVNGQTSVSDVISDASGSTWSTVASVGVRYKLNVLSDLMIDLRTQYFYSNWVDGLNHTLDSNKANDWLLWLNFGYIYYLD, translated from the coding sequence ATGTTTAATTTGAAACAATTAACCCTTATTTTGTTCTTTATTATAGGAACACACGCTGCCGTATCCCAATTAGGGTTTTCGCATGAAATAGGTATCATTGCTGGCCCTGTAGCTATGCAATCAGATTTTGGAGTTAGAAATAATTTTGAAACAGATGCTGGAAATACAGGTATAGGTATTGGTCTAGTACACTATATAAACTTTGCTTATAGAGCAGATTGTAACTGTTATTCTACAGACACTTATTTTAACGATCACTTTAAATTACGAAGTGAACTTTCTTGGAATAAAACAAAATTAGATCATTTTGGACAATGGGTAGATAATCCTGGAGCAGGTTACGATCAACTTAGAACACATCACGGAGAAGCAAACAATTTTGATATTGGTATGCAATTAGAATACTTTCCTTTAAGTATTAGATCTTTTCAAGGTTTCGCATATAGATTTGCTCCTTTTGCTAGTTTTGGAGTGCATTACACTTCCTATAACCCTAAAGTATATACCGATGAACCTGGTGGAAATATTCTAGACCCAAATAATTTTTTCGGTCCTTGGGTAAATGGCCAAACTTCGGTTTCCGATGTGATTAGCGATGCCTCTGGAAGTACTTGGTCTACGGTTGCGAGTGTTGGAGTACGTTATAAACTTAATGTGCTTTCCGATTTAATGATCGATTTAAGAACACAATATTTTTATAGTAACTGGGTAGATGGATTAAACCATACCTTAGATTCTAATAAGGCTAATGATTGGTTATTATGGCTAAACTTTGGTTACATTTATTATTTAGACTAA
- a CDS encoding cystathionine gamma-synthase, whose translation MKFNTKTIHGGQKPDPAYGAVMPPIYQTTTYVQTAPGEHKGYAYSRSHNPTRNALENALASIENGNFGLAFGSGLAAIDAVLKLLKSGDEVISTNDLYGGTYRLFTKIFEGFGIKFHFVGMEDVSNIENYVNANTKLIWVETPTNPMLNIIDIKAAAGIAKKHDILLAVDNTFATPYLQQPLDLGADIAMHSATKYLGGHSDVVMGALVVKDKDIADKLYFIQNASGAICGPQDSFLVLRGIKTLHVRMQRHCENGKAIATYLAKHSKVENVYWPGFKNHSNHEIAKTQMRDFGGMVSFTTKGNNYDEAIKLVGKLKVFTLAESLGGVESLAGHPASMTHASIPKEDREKTGVVDSLIRLSVGIEDAIDLIADLEQALG comes from the coding sequence ATGAAGTTTAATACAAAAACAATTCATGGCGGACAAAAGCCAGATCCGGCTTATGGTGCAGTAATGCCTCCAATATACCAAACCACAACCTATGTGCAAACTGCTCCGGGAGAACATAAAGGCTATGCATATTCCAGAAGTCATAATCCTACTCGAAATGCTTTAGAAAATGCGCTTGCTAGTATTGAAAACGGAAACTTCGGATTGGCATTTGGTTCTGGTCTTGCAGCAATAGATGCAGTTTTAAAACTTTTAAAATCTGGTGATGAGGTGATTTCTACTAACGATTTATATGGAGGAACCTACCGTTTATTTACTAAAATTTTTGAAGGTTTTGGTATTAAGTTCCACTTTGTAGGGATGGAGGACGTTAGTAATATTGAAAATTATGTAAATGCTAATACAAAACTTATTTGGGTAGAAACACCAACAAATCCAATGTTGAATATTATAGATATTAAAGCCGCTGCAGGAATTGCTAAAAAGCATGATATTTTATTAGCTGTAGATAATACCTTTGCCACACCCTATTTACAACAGCCATTAGATTTGGGAGCAGATATTGCAATGCATTCTGCAACTAAATATCTTGGTGGACATAGTGATGTGGTAATGGGCGCTTTAGTAGTAAAAGATAAAGATATAGCAGATAAATTATACTTTATTCAAAATGCAAGTGGCGCAATTTGTGGTCCTCAAGATAGCTTTTTGGTTTTAAGAGGAATAAAAACACTGCATGTAAGAATGCAACGCCATTGTGAAAATGGTAAAGCTATTGCAACATATTTAGCAAAACATTCCAAGGTAGAAAATGTGTATTGGCCAGGGTTTAAAAATCACTCGAATCATGAAATTGCAAAAACACAGATGCGTGATTTTGGAGGTATGGTATCCTTTACAACAAAAGGAAATAATTATGATGAAGCGATTAAATTAGTCGGAAAATTAAAAGTATTTACCCTAGCGGAATCGCTTGGTGGCGTAGAATCTCTTGCTGGTCATCCTGCAAGTATGACGCATGCAAGTATACCAAAAGAAGATCGTGAAAAAACAGGAGTAGTAGATTCTCTTATCCGTTTGAGTGTTGGTATAGAAGATGCTATAGATTTGATTGCAGACTTAGAGCAAGCTTTAGGGTAA
- a CDS encoding PdaC/SigV domain-containing protein, producing MKFIHLLILFLVFSSCKKESATLTFSEINILKETTTTIEINMPKAIGKGQAAEKINTTLNTFVCNALHIDASMEKKETLEESIQDFNNAYANFNTFISEELKEELPKWEALIDGEVIYNKVDFACIAMNSSINTGAANSSLLLRFFNFDTNTGNLLTTKDLINNVEEFTTLVEKYYNKEVNSTFTDADNLLNDNQFQLPETLGFSEEGVIILYDNFSVGAFEKEIVEFTIPYQVANTYLKI from the coding sequence TTGAAATTTATTCATTTACTTATTCTGTTCCTAGTTTTTTCTTCTTGTAAAAAAGAAAGTGCAACGCTTACATTTTCTGAAATAAATATTTTAAAAGAAACTACAACTACTATAGAAATAAATATGCCTAAAGCAATAGGAAAAGGGCAAGCAGCAGAAAAAATAAACACCACACTTAATACTTTTGTGTGTAATGCATTGCATATTGATGCTTCTATGGAAAAAAAAGAAACCCTTGAGGAAAGCATACAAGATTTCAATAATGCGTACGCTAATTTTAATACATTTATTAGTGAAGAACTGAAAGAAGAACTTCCTAAATGGGAAGCTTTGATTGATGGTGAAGTTATTTACAACAAGGTAGATTTTGCTTGTATAGCTATGAATTCTAGTATAAATACCGGAGCAGCAAACAGTAGTTTACTATTACGTTTTTTTAATTTTGACACCAATACAGGAAACTTATTAACTACTAAGGATTTAATAAATAATGTAGAAGAATTTACCACTTTGGTAGAAAAATATTATAATAAAGAAGTAAATTCTACATTTACAGATGCCGATAACCTTTTAAACGACAACCAATTTCAACTCCCAGAAACTTTAGGGTTTAGTGAAGAAGGCGTGATTATTCTATATGACAATTTTAGTGTTGGTGCTTTTGAAAAGGAAATTGTAGAATTTACCATTCCTTACCAAGTAGCAAACACGTATTTAAAAATATAA
- a CDS encoding DinB family protein, with product MNWAFDITLKNRKLLESIMENHTLEQLNKVPEGFNNNIIWNIAHTIVTQQLLVYKLSGLPSVLSDEMIEAYRKGTKTERDLTQAEVDEIKGLLFSTIEKTKEDYNNKLFRSYNEYTVSTKSTLTNVEEAIDFNTFHEGIHLGYILALKKSI from the coding sequence ATGAATTGGGCCTTTGATATTACTTTGAAAAACAGAAAATTATTAGAATCCATTATGGAAAACCATACTTTGGAGCAGCTAAATAAAGTTCCGGAAGGTTTTAATAATAATATCATTTGGAACATTGCACATACTATTGTTACCCAACAATTATTGGTGTACAAATTATCTGGTTTGCCTTCCGTTTTAAGTGATGAAATGATAGAGGCTTATAGAAAAGGAACCAAAACGGAACGCGATCTAACTCAAGCGGAAGTGGATGAAATTAAAGGTTTATTGTTTTCTACAATTGAAAAAACAAAGGAAGATTATAACAACAAACTTTTTAGAAGTTATAATGAATATACCGTGTCTACAAAAAGCACTTTAACAAACGTGGAAGAAGCTATAGATTTTAATACCTTTCATGAAGGGATTCATTTAGGTTATATTTTAGCGCTTAAAAAGTCGATATAA
- a CDS encoding arsenate reductase family protein, translating to MKKVYYLKTCSTCIRILKELNLPSDFILQDIKKEKITADQLEQMKDLAGSYEALFSKRATLYKKMDLKNQTLTEKDYKHYILEHYTFLSRPVFIIDDAIFIGNSKANVEAVKQVLNA from the coding sequence ATGAAAAAAGTATACTATCTAAAAACCTGTAGTACTTGTATTCGAATTTTAAAGGAATTAAACCTTCCTTCTGATTTCATCTTACAAGACATTAAAAAAGAGAAAATTACAGCAGATCAGCTAGAACAAATGAAAGATTTAGCTGGAAGTTACGAAGCACTTTTTAGTAAACGTGCTACCTTGTACAAGAAAATGGATTTAAAAAATCAGACTTTAACCGAAAAAGATTACAAACACTACATTTTAGAGCATTACACCTTTTTAAGTCGTCCCGTTTTTATTATTGATGATGCTATTTTTATAGGAAACTCTAAAGCAAATGTGGAAGCAGTAAAACAAGTTTTAAATGCATAA
- a CDS encoding DMT family transporter codes for MHKRTFALIAVFLVQLLYGLNFTFAKFIMNEGYIKPFGLVLLRIIGAAILFWILDAFMPKEKIDKKDYKIFFLAAVFGIATNMLLFLGGLELTTPIHASVIMITTPIIILVFSALFLKERITGLKITGILLGFAGAIVLSVYGKSTRLGDNVLLGNVMVFANAVSYSIYIIIIKKLTEKYHPFTFIKWLFVIGFFMVLPFGYQDVQEIKWETFSPYVYFSLGFVIIGATFFTYMLNPLGLKNLKASTVGTFIYLQPVIAGIFAISMGVDTLNVVKIVAMLLIFSGVYLVSKTPRLKE; via the coding sequence ATGCATAAAAGAACCTTTGCCTTAATTGCTGTTTTTTTGGTACAACTACTTTATGGTTTAAACTTCACTTTTGCAAAGTTTATCATGAATGAAGGCTACATAAAACCTTTTGGACTTGTTTTGCTACGCATTATTGGAGCTGCTATTTTATTTTGGATTTTGGATGCTTTTATGCCAAAAGAAAAGATAGATAAAAAAGACTATAAAATCTTTTTCCTAGCGGCCGTTTTTGGTATTGCAACAAACATGTTACTATTTTTAGGAGGCTTAGAACTCACTACACCCATTCATGCTTCGGTAATTATGATTACTACGCCAATAATTATATTGGTATTTTCTGCGCTATTTTTAAAAGAACGAATTACAGGCCTTAAAATAACAGGTATACTTTTAGGCTTTGCAGGAGCAATAGTACTTTCGGTCTATGGTAAATCGACGCGTCTTGGAGATAATGTGCTTTTAGGAAATGTGATGGTTTTTGCCAATGCAGTTTCTTATAGTATATACATCATTATCATAAAAAAACTTACCGAAAAATACCATCCTTTTACTTTTATTAAATGGCTATTTGTAATTGGATTTTTTATGGTGCTACCTTTTGGATATCAAGATGTGCAAGAGATTAAATGGGAAACTTTTTCTCCTTATGTATACTTTTCTTTAGGCTTTGTAATTATTGGAGCTACTTTTTTCACCTACATGTTAAACCCTTTAGGTTTAAAAAACCTAAAGGCTTCAACAGTTGGAACCTTTATTTATCTACAACCAGTAATAGCAGGAATATTTGCTATTTCTATGGGAGTAGACACTTTAAACGTTGTAAAAATAGTAGCGATGCTTCTTATTTTTTCTGGCGTATACTTAGTAAGTAAAACTCCTCGATTAAAGGAGTAA
- a CDS encoding thioesterase family protein has protein sequence MYTKQFEIRWSDVDANRHLANSAYTNFMSHTRMAFLMEHGFTMKELAIHNIGPVVFYEHMHYFKEAFMGQPITVSLEVSGLSEDGKFFKFDHNFYNHKGENIAFCEMMGAWIDLRARKMTDLPDVLLDLANAFPKSENYKVLTKEDTRANGRAPKNLVL, from the coding sequence ATGTACACAAAACAATTTGAAATACGTTGGAGTGATGTAGATGCTAATAGACACTTAGCAAACTCGGCATACACTAATTTTATGAGTCATACTAGAATGGCTTTTTTAATGGAACATGGCTTTACTATGAAGGAGTTAGCGATACATAATATTGGTCCAGTGGTTTTTTACGAACACATGCATTATTTTAAAGAAGCATTTATGGGGCAACCTATTACGGTTAGTTTAGAAGTTTCTGGTTTAAGTGAAGACGGAAAGTTTTTTAAATTCGATCATAATTTTTATAATCATAAAGGCGAAAACATCGCGTTTTGCGAAATGATGGGTGCTTGGATTGACCTAAGAGCGCGTAAAATGACAGATTTACCAGATGTATTATTAGATCTGGCTAATGCTTTTCCAAAATCGGAGAACTACAAAGTACTTACCAAAGAAGATACTAGAGCAAATGGTAGAGCTCCAAAAAATCTAGTGCTATAA
- a CDS encoding YicC/YloC family endoribonuclease codes for MIHSMTGYGKSVLQLPTKKITLEVKSLNSKNLDLNARMPSIYREKELSLRKLIGKQLERGKIDFSIYVEMTGEETTTQLNKPVVKQYMNQLREVVDGDETELLKMAVRFPDALNTEKAEIDENEWSTILAEIKVALSRIDTYRLDEGKVLEADFNDRIATIANLLEQVIEMDPERIEGVRERLRKGVDDLKEKVDENRFEQELVYYIEKFDITEEKVRLQNHLEYFVSALNSDDSNGKKLGFIGQEIGREINTIGSKSNYAPMQKLVVQMKDELEKIKEQLLNVL; via the coding sequence ATGATTCATTCTATGACAGGTTATGGTAAATCTGTTTTGCAATTACCAACAAAGAAAATCACTTTAGAAGTTAAATCTCTAAACAGTAAAAACCTAGACTTAAATGCTAGAATGCCTTCCATTTATAGAGAAAAGGAGTTAAGCCTTCGTAAACTTATTGGTAAACAACTAGAGCGTGGAAAAATAGATTTTTCGATTTATGTAGAAATGACAGGAGAAGAAACTACAACGCAACTTAATAAACCTGTTGTAAAACAATACATGAATCAGTTACGAGAAGTAGTTGATGGAGACGAAACCGAGTTATTAAAAATGGCTGTTCGTTTTCCAGATGCTTTAAATACTGAAAAAGCCGAGATAGACGAAAACGAATGGAGTACTATTTTAGCCGAAATAAAAGTAGCTTTAAGCAGAATTGATACCTACAGATTAGACGAAGGAAAAGTTCTAGAAGCAGATTTTAACGATAGAATTGCAACCATTGCAAACTTATTAGAACAAGTTATAGAAATGGATCCAGAACGTATTGAAGGGGTTCGTGAACGTTTACGTAAAGGGGTAGACGATTTAAAAGAAAAGGTAGACGAAAATCGTTTTGAACAAGAACTGGTTTATTACATCGAAAAGTTTGATATTACAGAAGAAAAAGTGCGTTTACAAAACCACTTAGAATATTTTGTTTCTGCTTTAAACTCTGACGATTCTAACGGAAAAAAATTAGGCTTTATTGGTCAAGAAATTGGTAGAGAAATCAACACTATTGGTTCTAAAAGTAATTATGCGCCAATGCAAAAATTAGTGGTTCAGATGAAAGATGAGCTAGAAAAAATTAAAGAACAATTACTAAATGTACTTTAA
- the gmk gene encoding guanylate kinase → MTKNNTEKGKLIVFSAPSGSGKTTIVRHLLKQEALNLAFSISATSREKRGTEAHAEDYYFLSASAFKQHIKDDDFLEWEEVYRDNFYGTLKTEVERLWALGKNVIFDIDVSGGLRIKRKFPEETLSVFVKPPSIDELKIRLKKRKTETDDKINMRVAKASAELATAPLFDIIIENDNLEKALLEAENLVGDFVNPKKEA, encoded by the coding sequence TTGACTAAAAACAATACAGAAAAAGGTAAACTAATAGTGTTTTCCGCTCCTTCAGGATCTGGAAAAACAACCATTGTTAGGCACTTATTAAAACAAGAAGCATTAAATCTAGCATTTTCTATTTCTGCAACTTCAAGAGAAAAAAGAGGTACCGAAGCACATGCCGAAGACTACTACTTTCTATCGGCAAGTGCATTTAAACAACATATTAAAGACGACGATTTCTTAGAGTGGGAAGAAGTATATAGAGATAATTTCTATGGTACTTTAAAAACCGAAGTAGAGCGTCTTTGGGCATTAGGTAAAAATGTGATTTTTGATATTGATGTTTCTGGTGGTTTACGTATAAAACGAAAATTCCCAGAAGAAACATTATCTGTTTTTGTAAAACCACCAAGTATTGACGAGTTAAAAATTAGGCTTAAAAAACGCAAAACCGAAACTGACGATAAAATTAATATGCGTGTAGCAAAAGCGAGTGCAGAACTTGCTACTGCTCCTCTTTTTGATATTATTATTGAAAATGATAATCTAGAAAAAGCATTATTAGAAGCAGAAAATTTAGTTGGTGATTTTGTAAACCCTAAAAAAGAAGCTTAA
- the nadD gene encoding nicotinate (nicotinamide) nucleotide adenylyltransferase, producing the protein MKVGLYFGSFNPIHIGHLILANHLAEYSDLDQVWFVVTPHNPFKKKSTLLDNYQRLEMVYQATKDYIKLKPSDIEFGLPQPNYTINTLTHLQEKHPDHAFSLIMGEDNLKNFHKWKNYEQILENNAIYVYPRISEGKVATQFDNHERIHRVEAPIIQLSSTFIRKSIKAGKNIKPMLPEHVWEYLDEMNFYR; encoded by the coding sequence ATGAAAGTTGGTTTATACTTTGGGTCTTTTAATCCTATTCATATTGGTCATTTAATACTTGCTAATCATTTAGCAGAGTATAGCGATTTAGACCAAGTATGGTTTGTAGTAACACCACACAATCCTTTTAAAAAGAAAAGTACGCTGCTAGATAACTACCAACGATTAGAAATGGTGTATCAAGCAACCAAAGATTATATAAAACTTAAACCTAGTGATATTGAGTTTGGTTTACCGCAACCAAATTACACCATCAACACATTAACGCATCTTCAAGAAAAACATCCAGATCATGCCTTTAGTTTGATTATGGGAGAAGACAACTTGAAGAATTTTCATAAGTGGAAAAACTACGAGCAAATTCTAGAAAACAATGCCATTTATGTGTATCCTAGAATTTCGGAAGGAAAAGTAGCAACACAGTTTGATAACCACGAACGTATTCATCGTGTAGAAGCACCAATAATACAGCTTTCTTCAACCTTTATACGCAAGTCTATTAAAGCAGGTAAAAACATCAAACCCATGCTACCAGAACATGTTTGGGAATATTTGGATGAAATGAATTTTTATAGGTAG
- the lysM gene encoding peptidoglycan-binding protein LysM, whose amino-acid sequence MGLFSFIKNAGAKVFGIGKTTEEEAAEKLAAANAEELKEEALVARRLETTIGDLELQVEDLSIFIDDDAATISGMAHDQATREKVILVVGNSNGIATVDDKMTVEVVEPVAQFHAVVSGDTLGKIAKTYYGNAMKYPVIFEANKPMLEHPDKIYVGQVLRIPALD is encoded by the coding sequence ATGGGATTATTTTCATTTATTAAAAATGCAGGAGCAAAAGTTTTCGGAATTGGAAAAACAACGGAAGAAGAAGCAGCAGAAAAATTAGCAGCAGCAAATGCAGAAGAGTTAAAAGAAGAAGCATTAGTTGCTAGAAGATTAGAAACAACCATTGGGGATTTAGAACTTCAAGTAGAAGATTTAAGTATATTTATTGATGATGATGCAGCAACCATTTCTGGTATGGCACACGATCAAGCAACAAGAGAAAAAGTAATATTAGTAGTAGGTAACTCTAATGGTATTGCAACTGTTGATGATAAAATGACGGTTGAGGTTGTAGAGCCTGTAGCACAATTTCATGCAGTTGTAAGTGGAGATACTCTAGGTAAAATTGCAAAAACATATTATGGTAATGCAATGAAGTATCCTGTTATTTTTGAAGCTAACAAACCAATGTTAGAGCATCCTGATAAAATTTACGTAGGTCAAGTTTTACGTATTCCTGCTTTAGATTAA
- a CDS encoding nicotinic acid mononucleotide adenyltransferase yields MKTTKLLSVFAIIALLFTSCYHEDVYVDDYNSNYNNPAPTISINELLNSYELWYVDINQTIGYGETRFLQTAFTISFRNGLLYANNNLVGIGSQGNGFGIPVGYYDAYNMILDVDHDIDGFETFDVYKIDYNTIELYNPYNDTSYFLHGYQRASFDYDFVFYDNIHYFMQEYEAWEKTYTSNYGALNEFDNENYMQFLAGGNGSTFRSSQDATGMNINNLYWDYSGIYGIGDVNGNLYQKTLTLDYDYFDNEFFELSVINDSTIELFHNASGTLYEFKGRGYIQYLKTGTTTDKTKSSAEKKRVQRAAKKDNIRENTRIK; encoded by the coding sequence ATGAAAACGACAAAACTACTTTCGGTATTTGCTATTATAGCATTATTATTTACCTCTTGTTATCATGAAGATGTTTATGTAGATGATTACAACAGCAATTATAATAATCCAGCACCAACAATTTCTATAAACGAATTATTAAATTCATATGAATTATGGTATGTAGATATTAATCAAACCATAGGATATGGGGAAACCCGTTTTTTACAAACAGCCTTTACTATATCTTTTAGAAATGGATTGCTTTACGCTAATAATAATTTAGTAGGAATAGGTAGCCAAGGAAATGGTTTTGGAATTCCTGTTGGTTATTATGATGCATATAATATGATTTTAGATGTGGATCATGATATAGATGGTTTTGAAACATTTGATGTGTACAAAATAGATTATAATACTATAGAATTGTATAATCCATATAATGATACCTCGTATTTTTTACATGGTTACCAAAGAGCAAGTTTTGACTATGACTTTGTTTTTTATGATAACATTCATTATTTCATGCAAGAATATGAAGCTTGGGAGAAAACATATACAAGCAACTATGGCGCTTTAAACGAATTTGATAATGAAAACTACATGCAGTTTTTAGCTGGTGGAAATGGATCTACTTTTAGAAGCTCACAAGACGCTACAGGAATGAATATTAATAATTTGTATTGGGATTACTCTGGGATTTATGGCATTGGTGATGTAAACGGAAATCTATACCAAAAAACATTAACATTAGATTATGATTACTTTGACAATGAGTTTTTTGAATTGAGCGTTATAAATGATAGTACCATAGAATTGTTTCACAATGCATCTGGAACCTTATATGAATTTAAAGGAAGAGGCTACATACAGTATTTAAAAACAGGTACAACAACAGATAAAACAAAATCTAGTGCAGAAAAGAAACGTGTACAACGTGCTGCAAAAAAAGATAACATAAGAGAGAATACTCGTATAAAATAG
- a CDS encoding NAD(P)H-dependent glycerol-3-phosphate dehydrogenase translates to MSKPLKYAVFGSGSWATAIVKMLCENQQEVGWYMRSVYIKEHLLKEQHNPSYLSSVEFHIEQLKISNDINEMAAYADVLIFAIPSAFMYSELEKLTYNIQDKIVVSAVKGIIPETGKLVGQHFNEVYKIPFENIGVIAGPCHAEEVALERLSYLTISCADPVKAQNIADALSNDYIKTKISDDVIGTEYAVMLKNIYAIAAGIAHGLGYGDNFQSVLMSNAIREMKRFIKKMHKMKRNINNSAYLGDLLVTGYSVFSRNRMFGNMIGKGYTVKSAQMEMSMIAEGYYATKSAHLLNNKNNKKTRLPIIDAVYEILYEGKDAKKVFQKLTDKLD, encoded by the coding sequence ATGAGCAAACCTTTAAAATATGCTGTTTTTGGTAGCGGAAGTTGGGCTACTGCAATTGTAAAAATGCTATGCGAAAATCAACAAGAAGTTGGTTGGTATATGCGAAGCGTTTACATTAAGGAACATTTATTAAAAGAGCAGCACAATCCTAGTTATTTGAGCTCTGTAGAGTTTCATATAGAACAATTAAAAATCTCTAATGATATCAATGAAATGGCTGCTTATGCAGATGTGCTGATTTTTGCTATTCCTTCTGCTTTTATGTATTCGGAATTAGAAAAACTCACCTATAATATTCAAGATAAAATTGTAGTATCTGCTGTAAAAGGGATTATTCCAGAAACCGGAAAATTGGTTGGTCAGCATTTTAATGAAGTCTATAAAATACCTTTTGAAAACATTGGCGTTATCGCTGGACCATGCCATGCAGAAGAAGTTGCCTTAGAGCGTTTATCCTATTTAACCATTTCTTGTGCAGACCCTGTAAAAGCACAAAACATAGCCGATGCGTTATCTAACGATTATATTAAAACCAAAATTAGCGACGATGTTATTGGAACAGAATATGCGGTAATGCTCAAAAATATTTATGCCATTGCAGCAGGAATCGCTCATGGTTTAGGATATGGAGATAATTTCCAAAGTGTACTTATGAGTAACGCGATTCGCGAAATGAAACGCTTTATCAAGAAAATGCATAAGATGAAACGCAACATTAATAACTCGGCATATTTAGGCGATTTGCTAGTAACTGGTTACTCGGTTTTTTCCCGAAACCGCATGTTTGGAAACATGATTGGTAAAGGCTACACGGTGAAATCTGCACAAATGGAAATGAGCATGATTGCTGAAGGGTATTATGCTACAAAATCTGCACACTTACTTAATAACAAAAACAATAAAAAAACGCGTTTACCAATAATAGATGCTGTTTATGAGATTTTATACGAAGGCAAAGATGCTAAAAAAGTGTTTCAAAAACTGACGGATAAATTGGATTAA
- a CDS encoding TetR/AcrR family transcriptional regulator, translated as MITKADLLKCSITKFTQCGSKHVTLDEIATTLGISKKTIYTFFKNKADLVSASLESLLNEYKEDINGIVSSNGNDPILCVVLIYKRGFGYLKYFKPSFLFGIEKYYPKASKIFNDFIENLANNIVYNLLKQAQKTGDIKEEVNLKLIVSIYFLRIDKLVFKKNNLFDTYAKEELFNHLVIYNLKGIITPNYSNSYLV; from the coding sequence ATGATTACCAAAGCAGATTTGTTAAAGTGTTCTATTACAAAGTTTACACAATGCGGAAGCAAGCATGTAACATTAGACGAGATAGCAACTACGCTTGGGATTTCTAAAAAAACAATTTATACGTTTTTTAAAAACAAAGCAGATTTAGTTTCTGCTAGTTTAGAGAGTTTATTAAACGAGTATAAAGAAGATATAAATGGGATTGTTAGTAGCAATGGTAACGATCCTATTTTGTGTGTAGTGTTAATTTATAAAAGAGGGTTTGGGTATTTAAAATACTTTAAGCCCTCTTTTCTTTTTGGTATAGAAAAGTACTACCCGAAAGCGAGTAAAATTTTTAATGATTTTATTGAGAATTTAGCCAATAACATTGTTTACAACTTACTGAAACAAGCCCAAAAAACGGGAGATATTAAAGAGGAAGTGAATCTGAAATTAATAGTTAGCATTTATTTTTTACGCATTGATAAACTAGTTTTTAAGAAGAATAATTTATTCGATACATATGCAAAGGAAGAACTATTTAACCATTTAGTAATTTATAACTTAAAAGGAATAATTACGCCTAACTATTCTAATTCTTATTTGGTATAG